The Oncorhynchus nerka isolate Pitt River linkage group LG9a, Oner_Uvic_2.0, whole genome shotgun sequence genome has a segment encoding these proteins:
- the LOC115115580 gene encoding cryptochrome-2-like isoform X1, translated as MVVNSVHWFRKGLRLHDNPALQEALNSADTVRCVYILDPWFAGSANVGINRWRFLLESLEDLDSSLRKLDSRLFVVRGQPANVFPSLFKEWNVTRLTFEYDSEPYGKERDGAIIKMAQEFGVETIVRNSHTLYNLDRIIEMNNCPPLAVKNHPIVEMNNGSPPLTFKRFQALVNRLELPMKPLPTITQEQMGSCRTKIADNHDEHYSVPSLEELGFKTQGLDPAVWKGGESEALERLNKHLDRKAWVASFERARINMCSLIASPTGLSPYLRFGCLSCRVFYYNLRELYMKLRKNCSPPLSLFGQLLWREFFYAAGTNNPNFDRMEGNPICVQIPWDHNPEALAKWAEGSTGFPWIDAIMTQLRQEGWIHHLARHAVACFLTRGDLWISWESGMRVFEELLLDADWSVNAGSWMWLSCSAFFQQFFHCYCPVGFGRRTDPSGDYIRRYIPKLKDYPNRYIYEPWRAPESVQKAANCIVGVDYPKPMINHAEGSRLNIERMKQVYQQLSHYRGLSLLASVPTIQEEAEPPPTDDSQASSSTCESPPHTSSAQSNTLKRGRSSEPQSTQMCTHTKHQHTSTAKGDQVQQQEQWEEQSEHQPVDLQ; from the exons GTTTCTGCTGGAGTCTTTGGAGGACCTGGACAGCAGTTTGAGGAAGCTCGATTCTAGGCTGTTTGTGGTGCGAGGCCAACCTGCTAACGTGTTTCCCAGTCTCTTTAAG GAGTGGAACGTCACCCGGTTGACCTTTGAGTATGACTCTGAGCCctatgggaaggagagagatggagccaTCATTAAAATGGCCCAGGAGTTTGGAGTGGAGACCATAGTGAGGAATTCTCACACACTCTACAATTTGGACAG gatcATTGAGATGAACAACTGCCCTCCACTCGCGGTCAAGAATCACCC GATCGTTGAGATGAACAACGGCAGTCCTCCGCTGACCTTCAAGAGGTTCCAGGCCTTAGTGAACAGGCTTGAGCTGCCTATGAAACCCCTGCCCACCATCACACAAGAACAGATGGGCAGTTGTCGGACGAAGATCGCTGATAACCACGACGAACACTACAGTGTCCCCTCTCTGGAAGAGCTTG gATTCAAGACTCAAGGCCTGGACCCTGCGGTGTGGAAGGGAGGGGAGTCTGAAGCACTAGAGAGACTAAACAAACACTTAGACAGAAAAGCCTGGGTAGCTAGCTTTGAGCGAGCCAGGATCAACATGTGTTCGCTGATCGCCAGTCCCACGGGCCTCAGCCCCTATCTACGCTTTGGATGCTTATCATGTCGAGTCTTCTACTACAACCTGAGGGAACTCTACATGAAG TTGCGGAAGAATTGCAGTCCCCCGCTCTCTTTATTCGGCCAGCTCCTGTGGAGAGAATTCTTCTATGCAGCGGGAACTAACAACCCTAACTTCGACCGGATGGAGGGCAACCCCATCTGTGTTCAGATCCCCTGGGACCATAACCCTGAGGCCCTGGCCAAGTGGGCAGAGGGGAGCACAGGCTTCCCCTGGATAGATGCTATCATGACACAGCTGAGGCAAGAGGGCTGGATCCACCACCTGGCCAGACACGCAGTGGCCTGCTTCCTGACTCGGGGAGACCTGTGGATAAGCTGGGAGAGTGGCATGAGG GTGTTTGAGGAGCTGCTCCTGGATGCAGACTGGAGTGTGAACGCAGGCAGCTGGATGTGGCTCTCCTGCAGTGCCTTCTTCCAGCAGTTCTTCCACTGTTACTGCCCTGTGGGCTTCGGAAGGAGGACAGACCCCAGCGGAGACTacatcag GCGCTACATTCCTAAATTGAAGGACTATCCCAACCGATACATCTATGAGCCGTGGAGAGCCCCAGAGTCTGTCCAGAAGGCAGCCAACTGCATCGTGGGAGTAGACTACCCCAAGCCCATGATCAACCACGCAGAGGGCAGCAGGCTCAACATAGAGAGAATGAAGCAGGTCTATCAGCAACTCTCCCACTACAGAGGCCTCA gtcTCCTGGCATCTGTGCCCACCATTCAGGAAGAGGCAGAGCCTCCCCCGACAGACGACTCTCAGGCCAGTAGCAGCACCTGTG AGTCACCCCCACACACTTCGTCTGCCCAGTCCAACACTCTGAAGAGAGGCAGGTCTTCCGAACCACAAAGCACCCAGATGTGCACCCACACAAAACACCAGCACACCAGCACTGCCAAAGGAGACCAGGTGCAGCAACAGGAGCAATGGGAGGAACAGTCAGAGCATCAGCCAGTGGATCTGCAGTGA
- the LOC115115580 gene encoding cryptochrome-2-like isoform X2: MVVNSVHWFRKGLRLHDNPALQEALNSADTVRCVYILDPWFAGSANVGINRWRFLLESLEDLDSSLRKLDSRLFVVRGQPANVFPSLFKEWNVTRLTFEYDSEPYGKERDGAIIKMAQEFGVETIVRNSHTLYNLDRIVEMNNGSPPLTFKRFQALVNRLELPMKPLPTITQEQMGSCRTKIADNHDEHYSVPSLEELGFKTQGLDPAVWKGGESEALERLNKHLDRKAWVASFERARINMCSLIASPTGLSPYLRFGCLSCRVFYYNLRELYMKLRKNCSPPLSLFGQLLWREFFYAAGTNNPNFDRMEGNPICVQIPWDHNPEALAKWAEGSTGFPWIDAIMTQLRQEGWIHHLARHAVACFLTRGDLWISWESGMRVFEELLLDADWSVNAGSWMWLSCSAFFQQFFHCYCPVGFGRRTDPSGDYIRRYIPKLKDYPNRYIYEPWRAPESVQKAANCIVGVDYPKPMINHAEGSRLNIERMKQVYQQLSHYRGLSLLASVPTIQEEAEPPPTDDSQASSSTCESPPHTSSAQSNTLKRGRSSEPQSTQMCTHTKHQHTSTAKGDQVQQQEQWEEQSEHQPVDLQ; the protein is encoded by the exons GTTTCTGCTGGAGTCTTTGGAGGACCTGGACAGCAGTTTGAGGAAGCTCGATTCTAGGCTGTTTGTGGTGCGAGGCCAACCTGCTAACGTGTTTCCCAGTCTCTTTAAG GAGTGGAACGTCACCCGGTTGACCTTTGAGTATGACTCTGAGCCctatgggaaggagagagatggagccaTCATTAAAATGGCCCAGGAGTTTGGAGTGGAGACCATAGTGAGGAATTCTCACACACTCTACAATTTGGACAG GATCGTTGAGATGAACAACGGCAGTCCTCCGCTGACCTTCAAGAGGTTCCAGGCCTTAGTGAACAGGCTTGAGCTGCCTATGAAACCCCTGCCCACCATCACACAAGAACAGATGGGCAGTTGTCGGACGAAGATCGCTGATAACCACGACGAACACTACAGTGTCCCCTCTCTGGAAGAGCTTG gATTCAAGACTCAAGGCCTGGACCCTGCGGTGTGGAAGGGAGGGGAGTCTGAAGCACTAGAGAGACTAAACAAACACTTAGACAGAAAAGCCTGGGTAGCTAGCTTTGAGCGAGCCAGGATCAACATGTGTTCGCTGATCGCCAGTCCCACGGGCCTCAGCCCCTATCTACGCTTTGGATGCTTATCATGTCGAGTCTTCTACTACAACCTGAGGGAACTCTACATGAAG TTGCGGAAGAATTGCAGTCCCCCGCTCTCTTTATTCGGCCAGCTCCTGTGGAGAGAATTCTTCTATGCAGCGGGAACTAACAACCCTAACTTCGACCGGATGGAGGGCAACCCCATCTGTGTTCAGATCCCCTGGGACCATAACCCTGAGGCCCTGGCCAAGTGGGCAGAGGGGAGCACAGGCTTCCCCTGGATAGATGCTATCATGACACAGCTGAGGCAAGAGGGCTGGATCCACCACCTGGCCAGACACGCAGTGGCCTGCTTCCTGACTCGGGGAGACCTGTGGATAAGCTGGGAGAGTGGCATGAGG GTGTTTGAGGAGCTGCTCCTGGATGCAGACTGGAGTGTGAACGCAGGCAGCTGGATGTGGCTCTCCTGCAGTGCCTTCTTCCAGCAGTTCTTCCACTGTTACTGCCCTGTGGGCTTCGGAAGGAGGACAGACCCCAGCGGAGACTacatcag GCGCTACATTCCTAAATTGAAGGACTATCCCAACCGATACATCTATGAGCCGTGGAGAGCCCCAGAGTCTGTCCAGAAGGCAGCCAACTGCATCGTGGGAGTAGACTACCCCAAGCCCATGATCAACCACGCAGAGGGCAGCAGGCTCAACATAGAGAGAATGAAGCAGGTCTATCAGCAACTCTCCCACTACAGAGGCCTCA gtcTCCTGGCATCTGTGCCCACCATTCAGGAAGAGGCAGAGCCTCCCCCGACAGACGACTCTCAGGCCAGTAGCAGCACCTGTG AGTCACCCCCACACACTTCGTCTGCCCAGTCCAACACTCTGAAGAGAGGCAGGTCTTCCGAACCACAAAGCACCCAGATGTGCACCCACACAAAACACCAGCACACCAGCACTGCCAAAGGAGACCAGGTGCAGCAACAGGAGCAATGGGAGGAACAGTCAGAGCATCAGCCAGTGGATCTGCAGTGA